A stretch of Patagioenas fasciata isolate bPatFas1 chromosome 4, bPatFas1.hap1, whole genome shotgun sequence DNA encodes these proteins:
- the HS3ST1 gene encoding heparan sulfate glucosamine 3-O-sulfotransferase 1 — protein sequence MAAFLLGAVLLIVQPQIVPSRPAINSKPGSSSQSVQRELLKRTSQKNDFKENIHSNGSCQQLPQTIIIGVRKGGTRALLEMLSLHPDIAAAESEVHFFDWEDHYRNGLKWYISQMPFSYPHQITVEKTPAYFTSPKVPERVYNMNQSMRLLLILRDPSERVLSDYTQVFYNHMQKHKPYPSIEQFLIKDGEVNVDYKAINRSLYYIHMQNWLKYFPLDHIHIVDGDKLIKDPFPEIEKVERFLKLSPQINASNFYFNKTKGFYCLRDSGRERCLHESKGRAHPQVDTWLLEKLHAYFHEPNKKFFELVGRTFDWHSFVAS from the coding sequence ATGGCAGCTTTTCTGCTGGGAGCTGTGTTGCTTATTGTTCAACCTCAGATAGTGCCTTCCAGACCGGCTATAAATTCAAAGCCTGGGAGTTCTTCTCAGTCTGTTCAGAGAGAGCTTTTAAAGAGAACATCTCAAAAAAATGACTTCAAGGAAAACATTCATTCTAATGGATCATGCCAGCAGCTGCCGCAGACTATTATTATTGGAGTGAGAAAAGGTGGAACAAGAGCGTTGTTAGAGATGTTGAGTCTCCATCCAGATATTGCAGCAGCAGAAAGTGAAGTTCACTTCTTTGACTGGGAAGATCATTACAGAAATGGATTGAAGTGGTATATTAGTCAAATGCCATTCTCTTATCCCCATCAGATCACCGTGGAAAAAACTCCAGCATATTTCACATCACCTAAAGTGCCTGAAAGAGTTTATAACATGAACCAATCAATGAGACTTCTCCTTATTTTAAGAGATCCAAGTGAGAGAGTACTATCAGATTACACCCAAGTGTTCTATAATCACATGCAGAAGCACAAGCCGTATCCATCCATTGAACAATTCCTGATTAAAGATGGTGAAGTCAATGTGGACTACAAGGCAATAAACAGAAGCTTATACTACATTCACATGCAAAACTGGCTGAAGTATTTTCCTCTTGATCATATCCACATTGTAGATGGGGATAAACTAATCAAAGATCCCTTCCCAGAAATAGAGAAGGTAGAGAGATTTTTGAAGTTATCACCACAGATAAATGCATCAAACTTTTATTTCAATAAAACTAAAGGCTTCTACTGCCTAAGGGACAGCGGTAGGGAGCGTTGTTTACATGAATCAAAAGGACGAGCACACCCACAAGTAGATACCTGGTTACTCGAGAAACTGCATGCATATTTCCATGAACCCAACAAGAAATTTTTTGAGCTTGTGGGCAGAACATTTGACTGGCACTCATTTGTGGCAAGTTAG